Proteins encoded in a region of the Nitrospinota bacterium genome:
- the selD gene encoding selenide, water dikinase SelD — protein MTDETKIKLTALSHGGGUACKLGPDELMQVLRHLPPITDPAVLVGTAKADDAAVYRLDDGQALVQSLDFFTPIVDDPYDFGQIAAANSLSDIYAMGARPLLALNIVAFPRTDLPLEILSTILRGGADKAAEAGIPIVGGHTIDDNEPKYGLVVTGLIDPARVVTNAGLRPGDLLVLTKPIGTGIIGSAIKADKAPPEVVERMVQVATALNRGASEAMVEEGVSAATDVTGF, from the coding sequence ATGACCGACGAGACGAAGATCAAACTTACGGCGCTATCTCACGGCGGCGGGTGAGCCTGCAAGCTCGGACCCGACGAGCTGATGCAGGTCCTGCGTCACCTACCGCCAATCACCGACCCCGCCGTTCTCGTGGGCACGGCGAAAGCCGACGACGCCGCCGTCTACCGGCTCGACGACGGCCAGGCCCTGGTGCAGTCGCTCGACTTCTTTACACCCATCGTCGACGACCCCTACGACTTCGGCCAGATTGCCGCCGCCAACTCCCTGAGCGACATCTACGCCATGGGGGCCCGTCCCCTCTTGGCGCTCAACATCGTCGCCTTCCCCCGCACCGACCTGCCACTGGAGATCCTCTCGACCATTCTACGAGGCGGGGCGGACAAGGCCGCCGAGGCGGGCATCCCCATCGTTGGAGGCCATACCATTGACGACAACGAACCCAAGTACGGGCTCGTGGTCACGGGCCTCATCGACCCGGCCAGGGTGGTCACCAACGCCGGGCTCAGGCCGGGCGACCTCCTAGTCCTCACCAAGCCCATCGGCACGGGCATAATCGGCTCCGCCATCAAGGCCGACAAAGCCCCGCCCGAGGTGGTCGAGCGGATGGTCCAGGTGGCCACAGCCCTCAACAGGGGGGCGAGCGAAGCTATGGTGGAGGAGGGGGTATCGGCCGCGACCGACGTGACCGGCTTC